From Sporosarcina sp. FSL W7-1349, a single genomic window includes:
- a CDS encoding sulfurtransferase, whose amino-acid sequence MSNFVDTAWLKDSLENEDVIILDARYSPTDADYGFSHYIKGHIPNARHVDISAITDEQSDYGGAKPLPYPDQLAGIFGSLGIHEQSTVVIYDDYIKPESARIWWLLKFIGHEKVFVLNGGFAQWKADGYPIVQEETIVQAKEYIPSPRWEIALKKDDIAGVIEQQSAHLIDARNEKVYAGTLGKSGHIPTAGNYFWRRHLNGNQLKLKDDIQVGIQHYKISDSIVHYCGSGISACFNYLLFDEIGYQNIKLYPGSFTDWSASSD is encoded by the coding sequence ATGTCGAATTTCGTGGATACGGCTTGGTTGAAAGACTCTTTGGAAAATGAGGATGTCATTATTTTAGATGCACGTTATTCGCCGACTGACGCGGATTATGGGTTTTCTCACTATATAAAAGGACATATTCCGAATGCTCGCCATGTAGACATTTCGGCCATTACAGACGAGCAATCCGATTATGGCGGGGCAAAGCCGCTGCCGTATCCGGATCAGCTGGCGGGGATATTTGGTTCTCTAGGTATTCATGAACAGTCCACCGTAGTGATATACGACGATTATATTAAACCGGAATCCGCAAGAATTTGGTGGTTGCTGAAATTCATTGGCCATGAAAAAGTATTTGTATTGAATGGTGGATTTGCCCAATGGAAGGCGGATGGCTATCCGATAGTGCAAGAAGAGACTATCGTTCAGGCGAAGGAATACATACCATCGCCTCGCTGGGAAATTGCATTAAAAAAAGACGATATAGCGGGGGTTATTGAGCAGCAATCAGCTCACTTAATCGATGCACGAAACGAAAAGGTGTATGCCGGTACCCTAGGGAAGTCTGGCCATATCCCGACAGCTGGCAATTACTTTTGGCGACGCCATTTGAACGGCAACCAATTGAAACTAAAAGACGATATACAAGTGGGTATTCAGCATTATAAAATTTCGGATTCAATCGTACATTACTGCGGGTCCGGTATTTCAGCATGCTTCAACTATTTGTTGTTTGATGAAATTGGGTATCAAAATATTAAACTTTATCCGGGTAGTTTTACTGATTGGTCTGCTTCCTCAGACTAA
- a CDS encoding ABC transporter ATP-binding protein: MAQFKVQGVSKVYEGSVPTVTLQDIDLQFEDGEFICILGPSGCGKSTLLELLAGLQKTSRGHIYIDDEEVTGPNKKLGVVFQDPSLYPWRTISKNVGLGLEFARHHKKEIPKLVEEYLKLVGLEQFGSKYPHQLSGGMRQRAGIARALVGSPEVLLMDEPFGAVDHLTRLGLQDDLLKIWETEKKTIIFVTHDVSEAVYLADRVVLLSPRPGKVQEIFQIQAPRPRKRDDIVLSDIQNKIYQSINHVKTNEDLEYMI, translated from the coding sequence ATGGCCCAGTTTAAAGTTCAGGGGGTATCGAAAGTATACGAAGGATCAGTACCCACGGTCACACTTCAGGATATTGATCTTCAATTTGAAGATGGTGAATTTATATGCATTCTTGGTCCGAGCGGTTGTGGGAAAAGTACGCTTCTGGAATTATTGGCAGGCCTTCAAAAAACGTCGCGAGGTCATATTTATATCGACGACGAAGAAGTGACAGGTCCCAATAAGAAATTGGGTGTCGTATTTCAAGATCCTTCCCTATACCCTTGGCGGACCATCTCGAAAAATGTAGGGCTCGGCCTTGAATTCGCTCGGCATCACAAAAAAGAAATTCCGAAGCTTGTCGAGGAGTATCTGAAATTGGTGGGGCTTGAGCAGTTTGGTTCCAAGTATCCGCATCAATTATCAGGTGGAATGCGGCAACGTGCAGGAATTGCCCGCGCGTTGGTTGGTTCTCCTGAAGTCCTTTTAATGGATGAACCATTCGGTGCGGTCGATCACTTAACACGATTAGGTCTGCAAGATGACTTATTAAAGATTTGGGAGACTGAAAAGAAGACGATCATTTTTGTAACACATGATGTAAGCGAGGCTGTCTATTTGGCAGATCGAGTTGTCCTCTTATCGCCGCGTCCCGGGAAAGTGCAAGAAATATTCCAAATTCAAGCACCGCGCCCCCGCAAACGTGATGATATTGTCTTATCGGATATTCAAAACAAGATCTATCAATCCATTAACCATGTGAAAACAAATGAGGATCTTGAATATATGATTTAG
- a CDS encoding ABC transporter substrate-binding protein produces MGKKFLITALLILTVLIGACGNKGKQASTNPNSSPEQSGGTGETERITIKYAPLSGVSGIAVQFGAAKGFFEEEGLDVEFISVQDPITGLLSGDIDIADAPTTNAILSAGKGAPIKMVSSLFRSKGAFYLIGQGDIESIEELKGKTIGAAKFGSGLDVYTRTILQEHGLDPDKDVTLVANGTHQEAYASFTNGQVDATIIHEPWVSYAESEKTGKLLARGWDYLPTFHTGVLVASDDAIAEKPEAIKRLLRAYFTSQKYAKENTEEFKEFYLANSKVDAGVLSLALERELEIWENDPNVSIDSLNDTQKIQQDLGFQDELYDVEKFVDLRFIPEN; encoded by the coding sequence ATGGGAAAGAAATTTCTTATCACTGCGCTTTTAATCCTGACTGTTCTTATTGGTGCTTGTGGGAATAAAGGGAAGCAGGCGTCGACCAATCCCAATAGTAGTCCGGAACAGAGCGGTGGAACTGGGGAAACTGAACGCATTACTATTAAATATGCTCCTCTAAGTGGTGTTAGCGGTATTGCGGTGCAGTTCGGCGCTGCTAAAGGTTTTTTTGAAGAGGAAGGCTTGGATGTTGAATTTATTAGTGTTCAAGATCCTATCACGGGTTTGTTGAGCGGGGATATCGATATAGCGGATGCACCTACTACGAATGCCATTCTATCAGCTGGTAAAGGGGCGCCAATTAAAATGGTTTCCTCTCTGTTCCGTTCTAAAGGGGCATTTTACTTAATTGGCCAGGGAGATATTGAATCCATTGAAGAGTTGAAAGGGAAAACAATTGGGGCCGCGAAGTTTGGCAGCGGTCTTGACGTCTATACACGGACGATTCTTCAAGAGCATGGACTCGATCCGGATAAGGATGTCACACTTGTGGCGAACGGAACTCATCAAGAAGCTTATGCTTCCTTCACAAATGGTCAAGTGGATGCCACTATCATTCATGAACCGTGGGTGTCGTATGCGGAAAGTGAGAAAACCGGTAAATTGTTAGCGCGTGGTTGGGATTACTTACCTACGTTCCACACAGGTGTGTTAGTAGCGAGTGACGATGCAATTGCAGAAAAACCAGAAGCCATTAAACGTCTGTTAAGAGCTTACTTTACCTCCCAGAAATATGCCAAAGAAAATACGGAAGAATTTAAAGAGTTTTATTTAGCGAATAGTAAAGTGGATGCCGGGGTATTGAGCCTCGCATTGGAACGGGAATTGGAAATTTGGGAAAATGATCCGAATGTCTCGATTGATTCATTGAATGACACGCAAAAAATTCAACAAGATTTGGGATTTCAGGATGAACTATACGACGTCGAAAAGTTTGTAGATTTACGATTCATTCCAGAAAACTAG
- a CDS encoding ABC transporter permease, whose translation MAKSKNKKQALLLAFQLLFLVIILGAVEMLVRKGMINSLYIPAPTSIIQDLLKLFEGGFIWPHFYATLSEFVVGYSIAAVLGIGFGMFLLLVPWAEQFFQPFISALMAIPKVTIVPLLALWLGIGLTHKITIVFLFCFFTILVNTMTGIKQTEERHLKVAKVYEATVWQTIWKVTLPSAAPTILAGLKISAAAGLVGALFAEMLASKAGLGNVLVKATTLFDTSQAFAIVVLVTIMSVLIISVIDVLEKNIFLRWKNKI comes from the coding sequence GTGGCGAAATCAAAAAACAAAAAGCAGGCCTTGCTTCTCGCTTTCCAGCTCTTGTTCTTGGTTATCATTCTTGGAGCTGTTGAAATGCTTGTGCGTAAAGGCATGATCAACAGCCTCTATATACCGGCGCCTACCAGTATTATTCAAGATCTATTGAAACTATTCGAGGGTGGGTTTATCTGGCCGCATTTCTATGCGACCTTATCAGAGTTTGTCGTCGGTTATAGTATTGCGGCGGTGTTAGGGATCGGGTTCGGTATGTTTTTACTGTTAGTTCCGTGGGCAGAGCAATTTTTTCAGCCTTTCATCTCGGCATTGATGGCCATTCCTAAAGTCACGATTGTACCTTTATTAGCCCTTTGGCTTGGAATCGGTTTGACTCATAAAATTACGATCGTCTTTCTTTTTTGCTTCTTTACTATTCTGGTGAATACAATGACAGGCATTAAACAAACAGAAGAACGGCATTTGAAAGTGGCTAAAGTATATGAAGCAACAGTATGGCAAACAATTTGGAAAGTAACTCTTCCTTCTGCAGCGCCAACCATTCTAGCGGGATTGAAAATCTCTGCCGCCGCAGGGCTGGTCGGAGCCTTATTTGCAGAAATGCTTGCCTCCAAAGCAGGCTTGGGAAATGTATTAGTGAAGGCGACCACTCTATTTGATACATCACAAGCCTTTGCGATTGTCGTCCTCGTCACAATCATGTCCGTCTTAATCATTTCAGTGATTGATGTATTGGAAAAAAATATATTTTTAAGATGGAAAAACAAAATCTGA
- a CDS encoding LLM class flavin-dependent oxidoreductase has protein sequence MNRQLHLGYFLFGTGYHPAGWRLPEGKADGSYDIDFIVETAQKLEKAKFDFFFLGDRLATTPSMQHIFPSQMTRLEPFTLISYIAAVTKQIGLIATVNTTYSEPYNVARYTTSLDHLSKGRASWNVVTGSDPNAALNFSRDKHWDNEKRYDYAEEFIEIVRGLADTWEDDSLPKNKKTGQFADPAKVHELNHVGENFSVRGPLNVHRPIQGQVPLITAGYSPRSQQLAAKYADMVFTGGNDLEEAKRFYREVKAKLATYGREEQDLKVLPGLVPIVEETDEAAIQKYNQLNELLVTDFDLTALSERIGYDFSQHDILDAVPNLVGTKQGEKWLKLTSAAIGTEDITIKDLFYFFTSAVRGHLFVVGGADKVADLIEMWFVEEAADGFNLCPPYLPGGLDKFIDLVIPRLQQKGIFRTDYSGNTFRDHLGLERPENRFNRVKV, from the coding sequence ATGAATAGACAATTACATTTAGGATATTTTTTATTTGGTACAGGTTATCACCCCGCTGGCTGGCGACTACCTGAAGGGAAAGCGGATGGTTCATATGATATTGATTTTATTGTGGAAACGGCTCAAAAGTTGGAAAAAGCAAAGTTTGACTTTTTCTTTTTAGGAGATCGATTAGCGACCACACCATCGATGCAGCATATCTTCCCTTCCCAGATGACGCGTTTAGAGCCGTTTACGCTTATCTCCTATATAGCGGCGGTCACGAAGCAGATCGGTTTAATAGCGACAGTCAACACGACATATTCGGAACCTTATAATGTGGCTCGTTACACGACATCGCTTGACCATTTAAGCAAAGGCCGTGCCTCATGGAACGTGGTGACGGGTTCGGATCCCAATGCAGCTTTGAACTTTAGCCGGGATAAGCATTGGGATAATGAAAAACGTTATGATTATGCGGAAGAATTTATTGAAATTGTAAGAGGCCTGGCGGATACATGGGAGGATGATTCACTTCCCAAAAACAAGAAAACAGGTCAATTTGCGGACCCGGCAAAGGTTCATGAGTTAAATCATGTCGGTGAAAATTTTTCTGTCCGTGGTCCATTGAATGTGCATCGTCCCATCCAAGGCCAAGTTCCTCTTATCACGGCGGGGTATTCGCCTCGCAGTCAGCAATTGGCTGCCAAGTATGCGGATATGGTATTTACAGGTGGGAATGATCTCGAAGAAGCGAAACGATTCTATCGAGAAGTGAAAGCGAAGTTGGCGACGTATGGCCGCGAGGAACAGGATTTAAAGGTTTTGCCTGGACTCGTGCCGATTGTTGAAGAAACCGATGAGGCTGCCATTCAGAAATATAACCAATTAAATGAATTACTCGTCACAGATTTCGATTTGACAGCACTCTCTGAAAGGATTGGTTATGATTTTAGCCAACATGACATTCTAGATGCTGTACCGAATTTAGTCGGCACAAAGCAAGGCGAGAAGTGGCTCAAATTAACAAGTGCAGCTATTGGAACAGAGGACATCACCATTAAGGACTTATTCTACTTCTTCACTTCTGCTGTCCGTGGCCATTTGTTCGTCGTGGGCGGAGCGGATAAAGTTGCCGATTTGATTGAAATGTGGTTTGTAGAGGAAGCGGCGGATGGATTTAATCTATGCCCGCCATACTTGCCGGGCGGACTTGATAAATTTATCGATTTGGTGATTCCGCGTTTACAACAGAAAGGGATTTTCCGAACGGACTATAGCGGAAATACATTCCGGGATCATCTAGGTTTGGAGCGGCCGGAAAATCGATTTAATCGTGTAAAGGTGTGA
- a CDS encoding aldo/keto reductase produces MEYRRLGRTGVQISKVSLGTMAFGRWIDEKASADILYKALDLGINVVDTADIYGRGMDNGNFDQLGESETILGNILKQKRKDVLISTKLNNRMGPFINDRGQSRHHIFRAVEASLQRLQTDTIDILHVHRFDPNSTFEESLRALDDLISQGKIRYIACSNFAAWQVAKAHGVSALHHFARYESIQAEYSLISRQIEQEILPFAKSEQVGILAYSPLGRGILAGKYSSANPPPKDSRLAAGEVKLKELIAQKHIFEYVDALDDIAKQIGWSLPQLAFNWVANHPDVTSAILGASKLSHLEEALKYVDHRLTNDELELINNAYQI; encoded by the coding sequence ATGGAATATCGAAGGCTGGGTAGAACTGGAGTGCAGATTTCGAAAGTTAGCCTAGGTACCATGGCGTTCGGACGCTGGATTGACGAAAAGGCATCAGCAGATATTTTATATAAGGCGCTTGATTTAGGAATTAACGTCGTTGATACAGCTGATATTTATGGAAGAGGGATGGATAACGGCAATTTCGATCAATTGGGTGAGTCTGAAACCATTCTAGGCAATATTCTCAAACAGAAACGGAAAGATGTTCTCATTTCCACAAAGTTGAATAATCGGATGGGACCGTTCATTAATGATCGTGGTCAGAGTAGACATCATATTTTTCGTGCGGTTGAAGCGAGTCTACAACGATTACAAACAGATACTATTGATATCCTCCACGTTCACCGATTTGACCCTAACAGTACATTCGAAGAATCGTTACGGGCTCTGGATGATTTAATTTCACAAGGTAAGATCCGTTATATTGCTTGTTCAAACTTTGCTGCGTGGCAGGTAGCGAAAGCTCATGGCGTTAGCGCCTTGCATCATTTTGCCCGTTACGAAAGCATTCAAGCGGAGTATAGTTTAATCTCGCGTCAAATCGAGCAGGAAATATTGCCGTTTGCAAAATCGGAGCAGGTCGGCATCCTTGCCTACAGTCCTCTAGGTCGTGGTATTTTAGCGGGCAAGTATTCGTCGGCGAACCCACCACCTAAAGATTCGCGATTAGCGGCTGGAGAAGTAAAGTTAAAAGAATTGATTGCCCAAAAGCATATTTTTGAATACGTAGACGCGCTTGATGACATTGCCAAACAGATAGGGTGGAGCTTGCCGCAACTTGCGTTTAACTGGGTAGCCAATCATCCAGATGTCACATCTGCGATTCTTGGCGCAAGTAAATTATCACATTTGGAAGAAGCATTGAAATATGTGGATCATCGATTAACCAATGATGAACTTGAACTCATTAATAATGCTTATCAAATCTAA
- a CDS encoding rhodanese-like domain-containing protein, with the protein MKEITAAEVQERLENGEQLHLIDVREADEVAAGKIPGAVHIPLGDIPLKMRELEESTPYILVCRSGGRSGRAQEIMADEGYDVTNMVGGMLDWKGTTE; encoded by the coding sequence ATGAAGGAAATTACAGCTGCAGAAGTGCAAGAACGTTTGGAAAACGGTGAACAGCTTCATTTGATCGACGTACGGGAAGCTGATGAAGTCGCTGCGGGGAAAATCCCGGGAGCGGTGCATATCCCGTTAGGTGACATTCCGCTGAAAATGCGGGAATTGGAAGAGTCTACGCCGTATATCCTCGTTTGCCGTTCGGGCGGTCGTAGCGGTCGCGCACAAGAAATTATGGCCGATGAAGGCTACGACGTGACGAATATGGTGGGCGGCATGCTTGATTGGAAGGGCACAACAGAATAA
- a CDS encoding cupin domain-containing protein, protein MPHFPVGQQPVAGHGIMLQDRGKQPFVININEAARVNDTFRTAIWTGDHLQVTVMSIGVGEDIGLEVHPTVDQFLRVEEGQGLVQMGDAKDRLNFEVPVRDDDAIMVPAGTWHNLINTGHTPLKLYTIYAPPEHPYGTVHRTKADAMEDE, encoded by the coding sequence ATCCCGCATTTTCCGGTCGGGCAGCAGCCGGTTGCCGGGCATGGAATTATGTTACAGGACCGTGGAAAGCAGCCGTTCGTCATCAATATCAATGAGGCGGCAAGGGTGAATGATACATTCCGCACGGCGATCTGGACAGGAGATCATCTGCAAGTGACCGTAATGAGCATCGGAGTCGGGGAAGACATTGGTCTGGAAGTTCATCCTACGGTGGATCAATTTTTGCGGGTGGAAGAGGGGCAAGGCCTTGTGCAAATGGGAGATGCGAAAGATCGATTGAATTTTGAGGTGCCTGTACGCGATGACGATGCCATCATGGTACCAGCGGGCACATGGCATAATTTGATCAATACGGGTCATACTCCGTTGAAACTCTACACTATCTATGCCCCGCCTGAGCACCCGTATGGCACAGTCCATCGGACGAAAGCGGACGCCATGGAGGATGAATGA
- a CDS encoding diguanylate cyclase domain-containing protein has product MKEPIEQIGTDEDRYRMLVEHVSDWIWEVDGNGIYTYASPRIQDILGYTPAEVIGKTPFYLMEESEGKRIAPIFEYHVANRLPIKSLENINLHRAGHEVILETSGSPILDEEGNCVGYRGIDRDITLRKQYERRQQQLLDIMEASPDFIATLDISGNGLYYNPAARKIMGIHEEDAIRGKSNLVWETGIIKSKGIPTAIEKGFWKGESVILDKDENEIPVSQIIVAHKSQEGVVEFLSTIAHDISERKELEKVVHYQANYDLLTDLPNRRSLHHKLAQMENLAGDRKVAVLFIDLDNFKEINDRLGHEVGDRILQKTASLLRSCAGVGDFIYRYGGDEFLLITENIDNYNDVEEKMNRIMKAFQEPFQLKGQSFQVKSSIGISVYPDDGKDMASLIQNADHAMYRVKRERKNHFTR; this is encoded by the coding sequence TACGCAAGTCCCCGTATCCAAGACATATTGGGATATACACCGGCCGAGGTCATCGGGAAAACTCCTTTCTATCTGATGGAGGAGTCGGAAGGGAAGCGGATCGCCCCGATATTTGAATATCATGTCGCAAACCGATTGCCGATCAAAAGCCTCGAAAACATCAATCTTCACCGGGCTGGCCATGAAGTAATATTAGAAACGAGCGGTTCTCCGATCTTGGATGAAGAAGGAAATTGCGTCGGTTACCGGGGGATCGATCGGGATATTACGTTACGAAAACAGTATGAACGCAGACAGCAGCAACTGTTAGATATAATGGAAGCTTCTCCCGACTTTATTGCCACGTTGGACATTTCGGGGAATGGCTTGTATTATAACCCGGCCGCCCGTAAAATCATGGGGATTCATGAGGAGGACGCCATCAGGGGCAAATCAAACCTCGTGTGGGAGACAGGTATTATAAAAAGCAAGGGAATTCCAACTGCAATTGAAAAAGGATTTTGGAAAGGGGAATCCGTGATCCTCGATAAGGATGAAAACGAAATCCCTGTATCCCAAATCATTGTGGCCCATAAATCTCAAGAGGGCGTTGTCGAGTTCTTATCGACAATTGCGCATGATATTTCGGAAAGAAAAGAACTTGAAAAAGTCGTTCATTATCAAGCGAACTATGATTTGCTCACGGACTTGCCGAACCGAAGATCGCTTCATCATAAGTTAGCGCAGATGGAAAATCTGGCCGGGGACCGGAAAGTCGCCGTGCTGTTTATCGATCTGGATAATTTTAAGGAGATCAATGATCGCCTAGGTCATGAAGTCGGGGACCGGATACTCCAAAAGACGGCTTCTCTTTTGCGGAGTTGTGCCGGTGTAGGGGATTTCATCTACCGCTATGGAGGCGATGAATTTCTTTTGATTACTGAAAATATCGACAACTATAATGACGTAGAAGAAAAGATGAACCGGATTATGAAGGCCTTCCAGGAACCGTTCCAGTTGAAAGGGCAGTCGTTCCAAGTGAAAAGCAGCATCGGAATCAGTGTGTATCCCGATGATGGAAAAGACATGGCATCGCTCATCCAAAATGCCGATCATGCGATGTATCGAGTAAAACGGGAAAGAAAAAACCACTTTACAAGGTGA